The DNA region gaaacattttctattttacCACAATATTGTGTTTTAGAATTTTGAAGCATTTGATGATActgaagtttttgtttaattttcagtggAAGCATGGAGCCTGCTTTTCAGCGCGGCGACCTTTTGTTTCTAACCAATAAAGAAGATCCGATTCGTGTCGGAGAAATCGTTGTATTTAAAGTTGAAGGGCGCGAAATACCTATCGTTCACCGAGTCTTAAAGATACACGAAAAGTGAGTGTGGAGCTTTACCTcttctcttaatttcatcaatATTCTGAACGTGAAGTACTTGGCTTCCATTTGAATTCTAATCTCTAAAGTGGGTTCTAACAATCTTTACTGTGCTTATAGTATCGAAGGCTTTCACTTTTTATTGGAACAGTCTTAACGATTGTAGTCTAGTGTTGTCTCTGCTAATAGAAATTACATGGCTGGATTGAGTGCTCATTTGAAAATCACAGAGTCCTTCAACAGTTAATGAGAGATATACCCTTGGACCTAAATTGTACAAAGCACTGTTTTTCCTGCTGATTTACCacttatgttttttctttagcatGTTTTACAATAATTATGCTACACTTTGTCATGGTATATCAGAAGGTAGCTTGCctgagaaatttatttttctggtACACACTTTCCTTCAAGGCATATGTGTatacagaaaaaaatgtatttgctTCACAGGATATTCCGTGGTAATTTTCTTGAAAGTGTTCTATGATTAGTATGTATGTTATTTTACCACAATAGGCAGTAATGTGGCAATCTGACAGCCcaatttgctgttgttgataAGAGTAGAGACAATATGCTGCTGGCATCAATGTGTCACACAATACCTTTGTCACTGAAAGAGTCATTTGAATGAACATCAaaattgtggtaaaaaacaaCTCAACAGACTTAGCGTGGTCTGTACTCTcaacaaaaatgatatttgtCATGCAGTGGTCAAAATTTTTTGTGGACTCACTCTGCTGCGCCTCGTaagtccacaacattttgaccactgtgatgacaCATATTATTATGGATAAAACTACAGATCAAGCTAAACTACATGTACTGTCCAGTTGTTGATTTTACACTGCATATTACATTACTCAGAATCTCTCTTTTTGCTAGAGGTGCATCTTAATGGgtatctttaaattttgaagtttCCAACATTAACTTGTTGGCTTGAGAATGTGCAGATTCTTACATTGgatattttgatattaaatGATActtcctgtttattttttttttattccacatGGCATATTCATTgtgcatttaaccctttaattcccagatcaaatttgtagttctccttactgccaacaATACAaatcttataatgttagttcagagaatctagtattgaatcaactaattatccccaaattgatatttttctttattctcatcacgtatcaggttgatattgtattgatattgtaaggagaaattctgtcttggtcactcatgggatttaaagggttaatttaacTATTATTTATTCTATAATACCTTGTCTAAAATTAACTTTTCTCTTAAATTCGTAAGCCCTAATTTGTACGTGGAACTGCTAAGGCAGATTTAGCCTCTAGTTATTTGTATGCAAGAACTTTGAAATCATTGTAACTGGAATGAATATTTCTTTTCAGAGAGGATGGTgctatcaaatttttaacaaaaggtGACAATAACTCAGTGGATGATCGAGGGCTCTATGCTCCTGGACAATTGTGGttagagaaaaaagatgttgtTGGGCGAGCAAGGGGGTAAGATGCAcagttgtatttgtttttcctgTATATTAAATCAGGGGTTAAAACTGTCAATATCAGATTTTTTTCTGGGAGCACTGTCCTGACAGTCAAATATGATGgaaataatataaattttaaagggaaaatgCAGTGACAAGTACTAAATTCCTGTCCCAGAGAggtgttaactttttttttagaaagtaAAGGTGTGAaaagatagcagctgagttttaAAGCTTGAGGGgattgtgttttgtttgtttgttttttctttttttcacatatAGCACAGAATCTAAGACTACTTAATTCTAGTGTGCTTCACTTCTTTCAAACTGTCCCCTTGTTAATCTCTAATTGAGACAAATGATTGGTCTACTTACCTATaaagtttctttcctttgagGCCACTTAATATATCAGTGATTTACTTCACCaaaccagaaaagaaaaaacttacagATTACCATGACTTATTCATTTAGCTCTTAGTGAAATGAATTAACatgtaataaacatttttttcaacaacacATACACCATGCCACTCTCTAGGTTTTGGTCAAATGGGTGACCCCTAGTACAGGTGTAATTTACATGTACATTCAGCTGGAAATAGGAAGTGGTGTAacttttgtaataattattacattttgaattttaagcCACTAGAGGGTTTCTTAtgtgtgttttttgttttgttttgctttttatttgttttgtttatttaatttttttgttatttgaaaagagtacttgattaaaatttactagtctgagtatttttttttctttttcaggtttgtCCCTTATGTTGGCATGGTAACAATTCTCATGAATGACTATCCAAAATTTAAAGTAAGTCCTAGATTATTGCACAGTGttacaaagacattttttttatttttcacttttaagtgGTGACTTCAGAGGAGTTTTTCAGCCTCTGGGGACTTAGTTCTCATTCGgattgaaagaaaatacatcatttagttttttttttttttgttatcatagtttgttgttgttgtattttattttgGTGGGCTAATTCCATCATATCCGTGAAAATACTTCAACATAGTGTTATTGTTTTGGGATTAATTTTGGTTATTATGCACTGTAAGAAATCCATAACAACTATTTGAATAGATGATTGATGTGCtctcctcttttgtttttt from Pocillopora verrucosa isolate sample1 chromosome 1, ASM3666991v2, whole genome shotgun sequence includes:
- the LOC131784763 gene encoding signal peptidase complex catalytic subunit SEC11A, whose product is MDISSWFEDVRRMNKRQLFYQGLNFAMIVSSALMIWKGLMVVTGSESPIVVVLSGSMEPAFQRGDLLFLTNKEDPIRVGEIVVFKVEGREIPIVHRVLKIHEKEDGAIKFLTKGDNNSVDDRGLYAPGQLWLEKKDVVGRARGFVPYVGMVTILMNDYPKFKYAILAGLGAFVLLHRE